The Glycine soja cultivar W05 chromosome 6, ASM419377v2, whole genome shotgun sequence genome has a window encoding:
- the LOC114416110 gene encoding protein DEK-like — protein MASEALEDNKPPLQDDNHAKSEIPEKDASSDAVAAKSENANAGDKDGGAAGNQEVEEEADAAEEKKEEIDEDGEEKDEQEEKEEEDEAEEKAKGKGKRRRSKKDPVTPAPSERPTRERKTVERFSVPSPAKSARSSASKGLIIEKGRGTQLKDIPNVAFKLSKRKPDDNLHMLHTLLFGKKTKAHNLKRNIGQFSGYVWTENEDKQRAKIKEKIDKFVKEKLLDFCDVLNIQVNKTNVKKEELSAKLLEYLESPHATTDILLADKEQKGKKRTRKSFPSKSPGEASTETPAKKQKQTSQSGKKQKQSSDDDEDDKAELSDAKGVSQEDEDVAVPNNESDDEESRSEEEEEKSKSRKRTSKKAVKESSVSKADRTSSVKKTPVKDAKSIEKTKKKPTSKKGVAEHDSASASVSKLKQPASKKQKTASEKQDTKGKAASKKRTDKSSKALVKDQGKSKSNKKAKAEPTKQDMHAVVVDILKEVDFNTATLSDILRQLGTHFGMDLMHRKAEVKDIITDVINNMSDEEEAENDGDTDKDDDGDDDDDA, from the exons atGGCCTCCGAAGCCCTAGAAGATAACAAGCCTCCCCTCCAGGACGACAATCACGCCAAATCGGAGATTCCCGAGAAAGACGCTTCCTCGGACGCCGTCGCGGCGAAATCCGAGAACGCGAATGCCGGCGATAAAGACGGAGGAGCAGCTGGCAATCAGGAAGTAGAAGAGGAAGCCGACGCCGCTgaggagaagaaagaagagatcgACGAAGACGGAGAGGAGAAAgatgaacaagaagaaaaagaggagGAAGACGAAGCGGAAGAGAAGGCGAAGGGTAAGGGTAAGAGGAGGAGGAGTAAGAAGGATCCGGTTACGCCGGCGCCGAGTGAGAGGCCCACGAGGGAGAGGAAAACGGTGGAGCGCTTCTCTGTGCCCTCTCCGGCGAAGTCTGCAAGGTCCTCCGCTAGTAAAGGTTTAATAATTGAAAAG GGACGTGGCACTCAGCTCAAGGATATCCCAAACG TGGCTTTCAAGTTGTCAAAGAGAAAACCTGATGACAACCTGCATATGCTTCATACTTTACTgtttggaaagaaaacaaag GCACACaatttaaagagaaatataGGCCAGTTTTCTGGTTATGTGTGGACTGAAAATGAG GACAAACAGAGGGccaagataaaggagaagattGACAAATTTGTCAAAGAAAAGTTGTTGGACTTCTGTGATGTTCTTAATATTCAAGTAAACAAGACCAATGTGAAGAAG GAGGAGCTATCTGCAAAGTTGTTGGAATATTTGGAGTCCCCACATGCTACAACTGATATTCTACTTGCTGATAAAGAGCAG AAAGGTAAAAAGAGAACCAGAAAGTCATTCCCTAGCAAATCTCCTGGGGAAGCATCTACAGAGACACCTGCCAAG AAGCAAAAACAAACTTCCCAATCTGGGAAAAAGCAAAAGCAGTCttctgatgatgatgaggaTGATAAAGCTGAACTTTCAGATGCAAAAGGTGTTTCTCAGGAAGATGAAGATGTTGCAGTACCGAACAATGAAAGTGATGATGAGGAAAGTAGatcagaggaagaggaagagaaatCAAAGTCTCGCAAGCGTACTTCCAAAAAAGCTGTTAAAGAGAGTTCAGTTAGCAAAGCTGATAGAACCTCATCTGTCAAGAAGACCCCTGTGAAAGATGCCAAGAGCattgaaaaaactaaaaagaaaccAACTTCAAAAAAGGGTGTTGCTGAGCATGACAGTGCTTCTGCCTCTGTTTCCAAGTTGAAGCAACCTGCATCCAAGAAACAGAAAACTGCAAGTGAAAAGCAGGACACTAAGGGGAAGGCTGCAAGCAAAAAACGAACTGACAAATCTTCAAAGGCTTTGGTTAAGGATCAAG GGAAAAGTAAAAGTAATAAGAAGGCCAAGGCAGAACCTACTAAGCAGGACATGCATGCTGTAGTTGTTGATATTCTGAAGGAAGTAGATTTCAATACT GCAACTTTGTCCGATATCCTCAGGCAACTTG GTACCCACTTTGGTATGGATTTAATGCATAGAAAAGCAGAGGTGAAGGATATAATTACAGATGTAATTAATAACATGTCTGATGAAGAAGAGGCTGAGAATGATGGTGACACAGATAaagatgatgatggtgatgatgatgatgatgcgtGA
- the LOC114416107 gene encoding omega-hydroxypalmitate O-feruloyl transferase-like isoform X1, with the protein MAIAGMSSIELNVKQQGEPTRVQPAQETEKGLYFLSNLDQNIAVPVRTVYCFKSGSRGNEDAAQVIKEALSKILVPYYPMAGTLMISLEGKLIVDNPGEGAVFVEAEADCDIEEIGDLTKPDPDALGKLVYNVPGARSILEMPLMTVQVTKFKCGGFTLGLCMIHCMKDGLCAMEFVNAWSETARGLDLKTPPFLDRTIIKARDPPKIEFQHNEFAQIEDISNTKKLYEEENMLYRSFCFDSEKLDMLKKKATEDGVLEKCSTFEALSGFVWRARTAALRMQPDQQTKLLFAVDGRSRFVPPIPKGYFGNAIVLTNSLCNAGELLKNPLSFSVGLIREAIEMVTDSYMRSAIDYFEVTRARPSLAATLLITTWTKLSFHTTDFGWGEPLCSGPVTLPEKEVILFLSHGQERKSVNVLLGLPSSAMEIFEALVMMQV; encoded by the exons ATGGCAATTGCAGGCATGTCTAGCATTGAACTTAACGTAAAGCAGCAAGGAGAACCAACCCGGGTTCAGCCTGCACAGGAAACAGAAAAGGGACTCTACTTCCTTTCAAACCTAGACCAGAACATTGCTGTTCCAGTGCGCACGGTTTATTGCTTCAAATCCGGTTCTAGAGGAAACGAGGATGCTGCACAAGTTATCAAGGAAGCTTTGTCGAAAATTCTTGTCCCTTATTACCCCATGGCTGGCACCTTGATGATAAGCTTGGAAGGGAAGTTAATAGTGGATAACCCTGGGGAGGGTGCGGTGTTCGTTGAGGCTGAAGCAGATTGTGACATTGAAGAGATTGGGGACTTGACAAAGCCTGACCCTGATGCTCTTGGGAAACTGGTGTACAATGTTCCTGGTGCTCGAAGCATTCTTGAGATGCCTCTTATGACTGTTCAG GTGACAAAGTTCAAATGCGGAGGATTTACATTGGGGCTATGCATGATCCACTGCATGAAAGATGGACTATGTGCCATGGAGTTTGTGAATGCATGGAGCGAGACAGCCCGAGGTTTGGACTTGAAGACCCCACCATTTCTCGATCGAACCATAATCAAAGCACGCGACCCTCCCAAGATAGAGTTCCAACACAACGAATTCGCCCAAATAGAAGACATATCAAACACTAAAAAACTCTACGAGGAAGAAAACATGCTCTACAGATCCTTCTGCTTCGATTCTGAGAAGCTCGACATGCTCAAGAAAAAGGCCACGGAAGATGGGGTTCTGGAAAAGTGCTCCACTTTTGAAGCACTCTCag GTTTTGTATGGAGAGCTCGAACTGCAGCATTAAGAATGCAACCTGATCAACAAACAAAGCTTTTGTTCGCGGTAGATGGAAGGTCAAGATTTGTGCCACCAATACCAAAAGGGTACTTTGGGAATGCTATTGTGCTGACAAATTCGTTGTGTAATGCTGGGGAGTTATTGAAGAACCCTTTATCATTTTCTGTGGGATTGATTCGTGAGGCTATTGAGATGGTCACGGATAGTTACATGAGATCTGCCATTGACTATTTTGAAGTCACAAGAGCtaggccttctttagcagctacCCTTTTGATCACAACTTGGACTAAGTTGTCTTTTCACACTACAGATTTTGGCTGGGGAGAACCTCTTTGTTCTGGCCCTGTGACCCTGCCAGAGAAAGAAGTtatcttgttcttgtcacatgGTCAAGAAAGGAAAAGTGTAAATGTTCTTCTGGGTTTGCCAAGTTCTGCTATGGAAATTTTTGAAGCATTGGTGATGATGCAGGTGTGA
- the LOC114414043 gene encoding uncharacterized protein LOC114414043 produces MACISNSIPSIFLVYIFSFLRNQTGLLQDLSRILMDLAKGKWKQNMIFKAWERCRLTSRPHLKLKSLSENDDHHHHEKKKKKNSQIAPHGCFSVHVGPERKRFVVKTKYVNHPLFQMLLEEAEHEYGFESDGPIWLPCNVDLFYKVLAEMDGEENHNNNNNIIFHGSRRSFTTMAKVFPFFVLRSPSRLLCHMNKGHGSCSVMDSELLRINRFH; encoded by the exons ATGGCATGCATATCTAATTCCATACCTTCTATAtttcttgtatatatattttcttttcttaggaATCAAACAG GGTTATTGCAGGATTTGTCAAGAATACTAATGGACCTTGCAAAGGGAAAGTGGAAGCAAAACATGATTTTCAAGGCGTGGGAGCGTTGCCGATTAACTTCAAGGCCACACTTGAAACTAAAATCACTGTCAGAGAATgatgatcatcatcatcatgagaagaagaagaaaaagaatagtcAAATAGCCCCTCATGGTTGTTTTTCAGTGCATGTTGGACCAGAGAGAAAAAGGTTCGTTGTGAAGACCAAATACGTTAACCACCCACTCTTTCAGATGCTGCTAGAAGAAGCAGAACATGAATATGGGTTCGAGAGTGATGGCCCCATTTGGCTTCCTTGCAACGTTGATTTGTTCTACAAAGTGTTGGCTGAGATGGATGGAGAAGagaatcataataataataataacatcatTTTCCATGGTTCTCGAAGAAGCTTCACTACCATGGCTaaggtttttccttttttcgttCTTCGCAGCCCTTCACGTCTTCTTTGTCACATGAACAAGGGTCATGGGTCATGCAGCGTTATGGATTCGGAATTGCTCAGAATAAACCGATTCCATTAG
- the LOC114416107 gene encoding omega-hydroxypalmitate O-feruloyl transferase-like isoform X2 gives MSSIELNVKQQGEPTRVQPAQETEKGLYFLSNLDQNIAVPVRTVYCFKSGSRGNEDAAQVIKEALSKILVPYYPMAGTLMISLEGKLIVDNPGEGAVFVEAEADCDIEEIGDLTKPDPDALGKLVYNVPGARSILEMPLMTVQVTKFKCGGFTLGLCMIHCMKDGLCAMEFVNAWSETARGLDLKTPPFLDRTIIKARDPPKIEFQHNEFAQIEDISNTKKLYEEENMLYRSFCFDSEKLDMLKKKATEDGVLEKCSTFEALSGFVWRARTAALRMQPDQQTKLLFAVDGRSRFVPPIPKGYFGNAIVLTNSLCNAGELLKNPLSFSVGLIREAIEMVTDSYMRSAIDYFEVTRARPSLAATLLITTWTKLSFHTTDFGWGEPLCSGPVTLPEKEVILFLSHGQERKSVNVLLGLPSSAMEIFEALVMMQV, from the exons ATGTCTAGCATTGAACTTAACGTAAAGCAGCAAGGAGAACCAACCCGGGTTCAGCCTGCACAGGAAACAGAAAAGGGACTCTACTTCCTTTCAAACCTAGACCAGAACATTGCTGTTCCAGTGCGCACGGTTTATTGCTTCAAATCCGGTTCTAGAGGAAACGAGGATGCTGCACAAGTTATCAAGGAAGCTTTGTCGAAAATTCTTGTCCCTTATTACCCCATGGCTGGCACCTTGATGATAAGCTTGGAAGGGAAGTTAATAGTGGATAACCCTGGGGAGGGTGCGGTGTTCGTTGAGGCTGAAGCAGATTGTGACATTGAAGAGATTGGGGACTTGACAAAGCCTGACCCTGATGCTCTTGGGAAACTGGTGTACAATGTTCCTGGTGCTCGAAGCATTCTTGAGATGCCTCTTATGACTGTTCAG GTGACAAAGTTCAAATGCGGAGGATTTACATTGGGGCTATGCATGATCCACTGCATGAAAGATGGACTATGTGCCATGGAGTTTGTGAATGCATGGAGCGAGACAGCCCGAGGTTTGGACTTGAAGACCCCACCATTTCTCGATCGAACCATAATCAAAGCACGCGACCCTCCCAAGATAGAGTTCCAACACAACGAATTCGCCCAAATAGAAGACATATCAAACACTAAAAAACTCTACGAGGAAGAAAACATGCTCTACAGATCCTTCTGCTTCGATTCTGAGAAGCTCGACATGCTCAAGAAAAAGGCCACGGAAGATGGGGTTCTGGAAAAGTGCTCCACTTTTGAAGCACTCTCag GTTTTGTATGGAGAGCTCGAACTGCAGCATTAAGAATGCAACCTGATCAACAAACAAAGCTTTTGTTCGCGGTAGATGGAAGGTCAAGATTTGTGCCACCAATACCAAAAGGGTACTTTGGGAATGCTATTGTGCTGACAAATTCGTTGTGTAATGCTGGGGAGTTATTGAAGAACCCTTTATCATTTTCTGTGGGATTGATTCGTGAGGCTATTGAGATGGTCACGGATAGTTACATGAGATCTGCCATTGACTATTTTGAAGTCACAAGAGCtaggccttctttagcagctacCCTTTTGATCACAACTTGGACTAAGTTGTCTTTTCACACTACAGATTTTGGCTGGGGAGAACCTCTTTGTTCTGGCCCTGTGACCCTGCCAGAGAAAGAAGTtatcttgttcttgtcacatgGTCAAGAAAGGAAAAGTGTAAATGTTCTTCTGGGTTTGCCAAGTTCTGCTATGGAAATTTTTGAAGCATTGGTGATGATGCAGGTGTGA